One Seriola aureovittata isolate HTS-2021-v1 ecotype China chromosome 3, ASM2101889v1, whole genome shotgun sequence genomic window, CTGATACATCACTGCACCGTATCTGCattgctgaaaaataaattcctGGTAAAATGCGGAAAGCACGAATCAGTTGTGGATCAAATTTATTCAACTTATGAAGAGCTTTCAGTTTCAAATATATACACAACTAAAATACAATGTGTGACGAACAGGAAtctaatattttcaaaaaatgtgcaaaacacaaaatacaaaattactACAAAAATTTGCAAATTACACATAGAATCTAGAGTGCctgtttttaataaatacatacaagTGCAAGGAGACAATAAAATAGGAGAAAGGGAGacaatacaatattttgaaaCTGCTTTAGATGTGCTTGGATCTTCCAAAGCAGTAACGTCTCAGCTGTGACAACAACTTCTCCAAAGTGTCATGCTGTAATCACAGACGTTGTAGTGTTAGAGTTGAGTTAAGTGTCAGTGTCACTTTTGGAAGTGAGGCTATCAGTCTGTTAGGTCCCAAAAGGATACTGTTCTTTATTGCATCCTGACATTTTGCACACCAGCAGGTGAGACTGCTCCAGTCATTTCCCCCTTCTTAAGTTGGCTTCATCTGTATCAAAGATGGAATGAAAGACAGAGTTAGGACTCTGCATTGATTCACATTTATGTCATCTGCTATGTACTGTATCAGAGGTAAAAATCAGTATCTTACTAGCGTAGTCCTCTGGGGTCATGGGTTGAGAGATGACTTTCCTAAGTGCCTCCAGCCactccctctgctcctgctcctgctcacacataaacaaaaactcCCTGAATGGAGTCTTAAGCGTGATGCCACAGTGCCACCGGCCTCCCCTCGTGCtcttgctgctgctctctgacacAGAGTAGCTGTGGCTCTCTGAGCCAATGAAGACAGCACCCAACTCTGTAGCATCCtaacagtgtaaacacacagcacagggaTATGctcagtcaaaaacaaaaaaagaaacactggaaAATGCATTCTGCATAAtcattgtacttttttttttatatctgagTGGTGAAATCTTTTACGTTTGGAtgttttgggtttattttcacttctcacacacagtgcagacaCTATGACATATTCTCAGTTCTTTACCAGTGGAGTTTTGAAATACAGAAGCTTTCTGTCCATTGAGCACAGTGTGAACCACCTTTTCTTGAATGGCTCCCGTTGCtgacaacacacatacacagacagataaaatgggacaggcagagagagagagaaagaaagatattCAAAGCAAAGAATCAAATTAGTTTATCAGATAtaacaaagttaaacaaaacCAATTGATTTTTGTATTAAATTAAGAAAGCTGACAGACCGTTGGGCCAGTTTTCTCCATGTATCCCTCCTTCAGGCAGTGTCTTGTTAACTGAGGTATTAACTGTGTAAAGAAAAATAGGAAATGCTGTTAACTGAAAAAAAGTTGTAGTTTAAGACTAACAGTTTatgtgaataatgaaaaattgtCTCACATCACTGTCTTGAAGAGTGGGGTGTTTCTTCTGTAGGTATGCCAAGCGTGTCGCCCGAATAGCATTGAATAAGGATACAACTATCTACAGTATAAGACATCAGATAAAGGACAGTATATCAGGAAGACAATGATGTACATAAACTGCATCCGTGCATGTATATTGTCTGGAcagtttcatacatttttttttaggtatACAGCACATAGTGTAAGTTTCAGAACGCCTCCTGAACTTGgattaaattgttttgtttatctctctctctctctctctctctctaacagtTGTgagtttcaaagtaaaagactCTACGCATGCTCTAGTTGTATGCTGTATTTGCCGAGACAAGTCACTTATCTGTTAGTGGAAGTGGAAATAAAATAGCACTATAGTAGTTGAGCTCACCTGACCATTCTCGTGGTAAACAAACAGATTCCTTGTACGCTTGTCCTGTAGGTAGGATATCTGCAGACCGTGAGTGTGACCGACCTTCTCTGTCTGGAAAACTGCATTCAGATCCTTCATGCAGATGACAGCTTTGGGAACCTTggacttgtttttgttttatgggaGAGATGAGATAGGGTTTTAAAAgatcagaaacacaaacagtttttgAGTGTAACCCACGCATACTCATAAAACATTGTGGACGACTACTCACATCCTCTTTAATGAAGTATCTGAGTGTGAAGTCTTTCCGGGACAGCACAAAGATCCTCTTTAGAAACTGCTTGTTGTCTTTGCCCTTCTTCCATAGCGTTGACTCAAATGAATCTGGATCAGatacatcaaataaacaaaagggGATGCATCTTATGATCTGTGCAGAAAACAAATGCCAATTCACATATGTTGCTGAAAGGAAGAATATATTCTTGTTAATATTGTGGCAGGATTATTACCTGAGCTATAAACTTGGTGAAAGTAGTTATTTTCTCCTGTGAATTCTCTTCTTTCATACTTTGCACGGATCCATTGGTCCTTGAGAACACTAAAAGCAGGGAAAAAACAGCCATTAATGGTTCCccatggatgaaaaaaaagtgtctaaGTAAATACACgccacagaaaaacatgtagaCCTGTCATTGATAATAGTGTCTTTAGCAGAAGCTCCACCTCAGTACCCATCACTCATTG contains:
- the LOC130167102 gene encoding arf-GAP with dual PH domain-containing protein 2-like, producing MANLERNGKILLDLVRQPGNNLCADCGAPDPDWASYTLGIFVCLNCSGMHRNLPDVSKVKSIRLDLWDDSLVEFMRERGNSAAKAIFEKCVPAFFYRPQQKDCIVLKDQWIRAKYERREFTGENNYFHQVYSSDSFESTLWKKGKDNKQFLKRIFVLSRKDFTLRYFIKEDSKVPKAVICMKDLNAVFQTEKVGHTHGLQISYLQDKRTRNLFVYHENGQIVVSLFNAIRATRLAYLQKKHPTLQDSDLIPQLTRHCLKEGYMEKTGPTQREPFKKRWFTLCSMDRKLLYFKTPLDATELGAVFIGSESHSYSVSESSSKSTRGGRWHCGITLKTPFREFLFMCEQEQEQREWLEALRKVISQPMTPEDYANEANLRRGK